In Cinclus cinclus chromosome 1, bCinCin1.1, whole genome shotgun sequence, the sequence aggttggctggggcttggaacaacctggaacagtggaaggtgtctctgcccattgAACAccatgagttttaaggtcctttccaacccaaaccattccatgatttcacACCCAAGACTTACCAAGCCACGCTAATCCTGGGATCCAGGTAATTCAGCTTGGATGTGCCCAGAGCTATTTGCTTGTTCTCCTCCTTGTCCATGGCCTGGACGTTCAACTTGGCCAactgctcctccagcctcttcaacagcttcttcttcttctccatgTTGCTAAGGGCAGAGAAGGAACAACACAATGTCCCAAACCCCAGAAATTCTCTGGAATGGCAGAGTAAAAGGTGCCATTCAGTACTAACTTCTTTCTCAATGGTTTAGATACAGTGAGATGcctttttaatattaaaaattgacaataaaaaaaattaattttcatgaccCAAAATGGACAAACAAAATTCAGCACCCTAGAatgggttgcccagagaagctgtggctgcccctggatccctggaagtgtccaaggccagactggacaaagcttggagcaacctgggagagTGGGAAGTGAAGGGAACCATCCACAAGATCTTAACTATCTCCCAAGGACCCAATCCCAAACATGGACATCTCTGTGTTGATGGGGCATTGGGACACATCAACCCCATCCATAGGCCCTCTGGATCCCTCTGCAAGAGAGGATTCCACAGAAAAGCCACCCACGCTTCTGCTTTGGCATCTTTTGAGTCTTTAAACTCATCTTCAGcttttttcacttcttcctGGGCTTCCTCCACTTGCTTCTTCTTGGCGTCAATCTGTGAAGGTGGAAAAGTCAGACAACACTTCCAACCTCCCTGAAGGTTTGAgcttcctccctcttttccttcacACAGCATTCCTCAATTTCTCAACAACCCTACTTCCCAAATTGTCCCTGCAGCATTTTCTGGGCTCAAGCATTTTTTAGTATCTTCTAAAATATCATCCCAGCTCAGATGCCACAAACACTTGGAGCTCCTAAATCTGTTAATCTTCTGTATCTGCCTGAGGCAGAGACTTGTGACAGCACCAGAGTCCTCAGAAGAATCCCAGTCCATCATTAGGGTGTGAGCAAAACCTGAGGACAATTCTTAAGAAGTGGTAATTTAAGGTATGTTCAAGCTGCTGTCTTGCAAAAAAGACAAGGAAACCAATTCCCCTGATCTTGATCCAGCTGGGCCAGAGCTGACATCACAAAAGACCCCCAGCTTGGTTTGAAGACAGTGATGAAAAATGCCCAGGCTCATAAAAACTCACCCAAATCCTGTGCCAAGTGTGCTTCCTCTAGCATTTGAGCTCATCACATCCCTCTCCACCCCTGGGTAGCAATCCACTACTCTCAGGACATTCCCTGATGTTCTTGACCAAGGTGATTCTTTCAGATATCACCCCAGCccaaaaacaaaattcagattAGGTCTGGCATCTCCCAGCTGGGTGTGTGTCACCTTTTCCTGGAGGACTTGCATGGACCTGGCAAAGGTCTTTGGTATTGACCTCTGATGATTGCACAGGATAGCCACGGCTCGGTTGGCTCGGTTGTAGGACAGGAGCTTTCCTGCAACGTTGTCGTCAgctggaaagaaattaaagcatCACTCTGACTCcattccaggagctgggaaaagcagggaatgcagcagaaaaaaaggcaagcgGGCTGCTGTCGCATTCTCTCTCCAGGGAGAGCAGTAATGGTTGTAGGAACTGGGGAAGGACAATTGAGCATCACAGTCTGATGCTGTGACTCATCCCTGCCCTACCCAAGGAGGCAGAAATAGTGCAACCAACCAGCAACacaaggaaaagagggaaaaatattcCCATCCTGGCCATCAGTTACCATTTCTCACTTACCAACATCCCCAACTTTCTGCTCGCCCCCGTATGTTCCTCCCCACCACTGTGTGGAGCATCACCTGCCCAGGTGGGACACGGGCAGCTTTAAGGATCCCAAGGCAATGGATGGACATTCCTGAGCCCCTTGGTCCCAACCCTGCTCTGGTGACACCACAACCACTGGAACTCACGGTTGGTGAGGGCcttgagctgctcctgcagggtgaTGGAAGCATTGTAGGTCCTGAAGACTTTGGCTGTCAAACCATCCATTAGGTGCTGGAGGTGTTTGTTCAGGAAGGTTGTCTGGAGGagggaaaacaggaggaaaaagtgTGGGGAAACCCACAGCAGGAGGTctagtgacaggaaaagaagtgTTCAAACTGACAAAGGGTttaatgggatattgggaaggaattcttccctgtgaggctggtgaggccCTAGAATGGAattcccacagaagctgtggctgctccatccctggaattgttcaaggccaggttggatggagcttggagcaacctggggataggagaaggtgtccctgccaagggcagggattTGGAACTTGACAGTTTTTAGAGTCCCTTCCTGtccaacccattccatgattccacgaAGAAATAGAACAAGCAGAAGCCAGGACAAATCTCTGTTTAGACCATCTTCTGCCTAAGCAACCAAAATTAGGCATTAACAAAAGTCTTGCCGCTTGTAGAGCTACCTGTGGGGTCAGGTCATCTAACCAAAACTGGCCTAAAATTCCAcctaaatccacaaaaaaaaaaaaatctctggaagCCAACAATTTCTGCCCACCTGTGTCCACAAGGACACACACTGGCACCTGGGGACGTGGTTTAATAGTGGACCTGGATGTGCTGGGTCTGTGCTTGGATCTGAttatttggaaaagacctctaagataaTCATTCCTGATCTCACATCTAATATCACATCGCTGTTTTGCAGACAACACGGAGCTGCTCATCCATCCCATATTCCATCCCAAGTGAGATGAGGCAGGAGGTTTTTCCAAGAGGGGAGGCAGCACATCCCTTCAGCAACCTCTCCCATTTCCGTGAAGCCTTAATGAGGTGCAAAAGCACCAAAAAGCTGAGGTCTGGTACCTCCAGTAATTCCCCAAAATGTGGGCAGACCTTCCCAAGCTAAAAAAAAGCCCAAGTGGGTGAGttggaagaggaaagaagcagGAATCCAGATCCTCAGCAGAGATACTCCAGGGCAGAAAGAGGCTGGACACAGATGTTTGAACACCCTCCCAGCGTGTTCAAACAGTGACAGTGGTGTCCCTAGAGAGCAGAGAGGTAAAATTAGGTGAAAGGATGACCACCAAATGTGGCCAAGGTTGTCATGGTTTGGCTTTTCCTCACCCTGGGCCATCAGTGCTGTCTGAAAAGCTTCGAGGTGACAACTCACAGTGAGCTGGTCAAAGAGGTCATCAGTGGGGTCCTTGTTCTTCATGAAGAGCTGCAGGTTCTTGAACACCTGAAGAGGTGGAAAGGACAGCCCTGGTCAGGGCCAAGGAATTAATTGTTCCCAGACATCTCCCtcatccctctcctcctccagaTGGACTCTGATTGACCCTCATGTTGTCACATCCCACCAACCTTCTCAAATTCAAGGTACCACTGGGTGTTCCTCCCCATCTTTCTCATCTGACATTTCCAGTTTCTCCACAAACACCATTAAAATCTCATGGTGAGATCCTAAGCCCTTTCCATGGgcaaatgaaaattattcaaTAGAAGTGGAGGCATTTCAAGTCCTGACGCCCACAAGCCAACTGAGGGTGCTCCAGCAAGAGGTAGGACTTCTCCCTCATGGTTCATGGGGTAGAACAACCTTGGAAGTTCTATCCAAAAATTTCTCCCATTCTTCAGGGTTAAAGCACATCTTGGTAAAATATTTGGGATAGAAATTTGGGACTGATGAACATTGAGGGAATCCAGATTACCAAGCACTTCCCCTATTCCTGCCCCACTCACCGGTTTCTCCACAGACACTTTGTTGTAGTAACGGATGGAGTCTTTCCCAAGGAAGTCGAACTCCACCACGTGCTCCTGTCCATCCAGCTGGGGGTGCAGCTGGATGTGCTCCACCCGCAGGGAGCAGCAGCCGACTGTGTCTGCAgtctccccttcctccttctcatTCCCAGCTCGCAGAGCCAGCTGGGAGGAAATAAGGAGTCATCCATCGCATGCCATCCCACCTcaattccccattcccaggttGTTCAAGTGGACTGGAGAGAGAAGATCCAATCATCTCCATCTATGGATTCATGGAATCATTTGGAAGGGACTTCCAAGATCACTTAGTTCCAATTCCCTGcaacaggcagggacaccttccactagggACAATTTTCATCTTCCACACCTCTGGAAATATTCAAATccgggctggatggggcttggaaccaCCTAgtcaagtggaaggtgtccctgcccttggcacaGGTTGGAAtaagatgatcttgaaggtcccatccaaccaaaccattccaggattccacaACCATCCCCAGGTTCCTCATATGGACCCACCCTGGGTGGCAGAACCACCAAACACCAAAATCTACATAGTGGGGAAGATCAGGGAAGTGAATTCCCAACTTCCATGTGGATAGGTTGAGCTGTGGATACCTTATCAATGAAGTAGAGGGCCACTGCTCTTTGCCTCTTCTTTATTTCCTTGGATTTCCAGTCCCTTCTGTACTGAGCCCGGATTGTGTGGACAACATCCTTTAGGCGCCGAGCTACCTCATATTTCTGCCAGTCCTTCTCCCCCTGGAATAATGGGAAAACAGGATATTTTCCATTACATGCCCCATCTCTATTCCACCCATACTAGCAAAGTCCTGCTCTAGAAACCCCTCCAGCATctgactgcttttttttcttgggggaaataaaaaaaaaatctatgaagggaataaactggaaaagaaacagctcATGCAGGATTTCTCTGccctctgctggctgtgctggatcTGGATCCTGGCCAAGTCAGGGTGATCTCTACCAGCCAGAGTCTGGCAAGGACCAAGCAGTCAAACCATGGCCAAAGGTGGCTCCTTGGACACCAGTGTGGACTGACACAGCACTTGCTCAGTTGTATCCAGCTGGTAGCATTCCCACTTTCCTTGAGCCATAGGAAATAGCCTTAAATCCCCTTTCTCTTCCCATAGAGCTCAATCCCATCTTTTCCTGGTATAAATTAAGTCAACTGTGGTCCCTGTGGATCTTTTCAGCCCCTGTCTGGCTTCCAACagccttccctggacacgcaTAAGCAACATGGCAACAGGATGACTACCAGGAGCAACCAATTCCTTGCAATAAGCTTCAAGCTTTGCAATCATCTGTTCTTTCCCTCTCACCCCTTCATTTTGTTTATCCACTTTTAAGAGAAgggccaagaaaaaaaaaaattgttgctATTCTACATCCTGgctttcccagattttttttcacctgacCAAGGGCACCATTCCAACCTTCAGCTTGGAGCTGGGATTCAGCATGATGTACTTCAAGGTGTTCTGGATGTTCTCTGTCCACGAGGCCAGCCAGGTGACCGTGTTGTCAAAGCGCACTTCCTTCCACTTGTGACCTTCTGGGGGCTCGGGAATCTTGGAATCTctgtgggaagagcaggattaGGGCCCTCAGACCATGAAGGATGAAATTTTCAGTGAGCCAAGGATGCTCACCACCTTGAGAAAACATGGAATCCACCTAGAACTACTCCACAACGTGGAATCATTAAAGTTGGAAGAGTCCTCCAGGATTGAGTCCAATCATGAACCGGCACTGCCAGGACCACCAAAACAcatccccaggtgccacatctacCCAGTTTTTACACCCCTGAAAGgctggtgactccaccactgccctgggcagtcttttccagtgcctgacaAGCCTTTCTGTGGAGAAgctttccctaatatccaacctaaacgtcctctggcacaacttgaggtcatttcctcttctcctgtcTTTTATTCTTCCCTGGGAGAAAGCAAGCCCTATGTGGCTCCACCCTCCTgtcacagagctgcagaaggTCCCCtccgagcctccttttctccaggctgagcccttccagctccctcagctgctgctggtgttccAAACCCTTCCTACAATCAGGTGTTTATCATTTAAATGCTGGGAACAACAGGAAAACTTGCTGGAGTGGTGAGGAAGGTTATGAATCAAGGTCTTCAAATGGGTGGCTTAAGACCAGTCCAGCTGACAtaactcagaggaaaaaaaaaaccactcaagACATGGAAAACAAGCAttttagaaaatggaaaacccCAACTCGGCAGAGGAAGTGCCGCATTCCCCCCAATCCCAAGGGAAGCCCCAGGAGCTCAGCACTTCCAAGGAAAACCCACCGGCTGCAGTTGATGATGACATCTTCTGGCATGATCCTCTTCTTCAGCATCCCCATTTTGGGGTGATCCCCGCGGCCACGGAAGAGCCCTGGAGGTTCAGTTTTGAAGTTGCCAAtcttctccctgtgcccatccaGGATGCAGTATCCATATTCCTCCTGGATCTTATCCGCctctttcttcagcttctgaaaCCAGAacaccaccaaaataaaaaaaaaaaaaaaaaaaaaaaatcagaatggtTTTGATTGGAAAGGATCTTTAACATTCCAACCAAGAAGTCTAAGTGCCATCATTCCCTTGGGAAAGTCCACAATCCTCTGGACGGGGAAGGTCTACAAAACATGATCCAAGGACCCTATAAAGCCATGGAATGTGCAGGATCTGCTGATAAAATTCAGGAAGAGGGGGGCAATGGCCAAGGAGACAGAGCTGGATTAAAGAAGTCCAAGCTGAGGGCACAACACCAGGAAAGACAACAACAAAGagccaaaattcccaaaactgGACCCAAAAATGTGTCATAGGAACCAGTACCCACCTGTTTCTCCTCCTTGGGAAGTGCTTTCCGGGCCTCATTTTTGTCCACAAAATATTTGTGGATCATCCTGAAGTCACATTTGTCCAGGTCCTTGATTATCTCTTGTTCCTCTGGGGTCATTTCCTGGAAGAGAGATGAGAAGGGCTGGGAAAATCCAGGAGGCAAAACTAATTCTACATGGAACTGCTGCTTGTGCCTGTCCTTGGAAAAGGGAATAGAGACTCACATtgcatttctttgaaaaaagcCAGTTCTGGGGTGGAAGAacccaaaatggaaaaaagtccccaaacacaactgcagggacagcaccaAATATGTTTAGGAAGTCTAAACATTCCCTAGGAAgagttttgggttgttttgggaTCAGAGGTCATTCCTTCTGTGTCCCAAACTGGTTTTGGATCTATCTGCAAGATCCACCACCTGTACCCATCACTGAAACTCAAGAGTGAGCACAAAAAGCAAATCCCAGCCTGAACAGACAAAGAACACGGAAATAAATCAGGATTTAGAATCTCCTAACTATAAATAAGGATCAAATCCCCCCATTGCCTCCATCCCACACCACAGCCGGGGGCTGATGGGTTTGATGGATATCAAGGAGCCCTCCCAGGGATGGTACCTTCCTCCAATCATGGAAAAAATTGTTCTGGAAGATCTCCTTGGTGGTGTACTCGTGATCCAACATTTTGGCATAAAATGTGGCAATTTCCTCTGTGGCCATGCTCAGCTTCAAgggttttcctgggaaaagagaggcagggatgccttccactaagaccaggttgctccaagccctgaacatttccagggatggggcagtcacaTCTTCTCTGGGCAGAATCTTGGGTTATTTCATAGGTTCTCTAAGGATCTTGAATAATTTCTTTGGAGACAAAGCCACCATCCCCTCCTGAGCTCATTGGCTGGAGTAACACAACAAAACCAAGGAATCTTGGCTAATCCTAGGGGTTACCTGGAAATAAccttttttaggaaaaaatcctCTGCAGGGAATAGTTTATTCCTACTTGAACCAGAGGTTTTTTGGGCTTTCTGGACTGAAGGGAACAGAGCCTTGGAGCAGTCCCATGACAATCCCCACACACCAGCTCATCCCTGGGCCCTTCCTACTTGGGGTTGTTGCCTGTCCACACTTTTCCATCCAAGAAAGGGGacattttttaggaaaaaagtcAGAGATCCCAAAGTCCAAAGCCACCAGCCCCAATCCACAACATctcaaaaaccacagaaaaagtCCAAACCCTGTCAAGGCTCCTCCTCATGGAACCAAAATCCCTGACAGCCCCATGGatgtcccagcagtgccttcTGGTGCTGCCAGGCACCCCCTTTTCCCAAAGCCACCTTTTCCCTGCTGCAAAAAATTATGGGAAGCTCCAGGGAGCTGAGGAACACCAAGGGAATGCGATCCTTTTACAACTCCAGCATCCCTTGGCTAGCCCCCAGTGTCCttatttccccttctctttgATCCATCAGAAATGAGTTCAGGGATTAActgagagcagggaatggcaggaAAACATGGAGGCAGGAAAGGCCTAGATCTATCCCGCCAGTGACACCCTGAGTTGCTCTAAGGTGATGTAAGGGGACCCTGGGGGACATCAggagctcagagcagcccagccaAATCCTTGGATGTGTCCATTACAGAGGCCATGGATCAGTAAAATTCCAGCTCGTGGGAAACCATGGATGAGCTGACAAAGCTCAAACCCAAAATGCAGGttagtgaggaaaaaaacaggcatTAGGATCAGCTCCTCAAAAACCCCCGTAATTCCAACCATGTGTAAGATCCTCCAGCTTTAAGCCATGGCTTTTCCGATGGGATATTCATCTTCCCAAATGAGAGGACACCACCCCAAGGCCCAGGTCCCATCACAGCTGTACCATCATAATAAAACTGCACATCCTCAGGCAGGGGCTCGTAGGGGGGCACAAAGTAGGGCCCTCGGTGCTCCAGCTGCATCCATTTGACtccatcttccttcttctcctcttcccacCTGGAACAGACACACAGGAATCCATGAGAATATCCCAAATCTGGCATGCGGCACCTCCCTCCCAAGGTCATACGGGGAAAATGCTCGGAGCAGTGACAGCTGGCACAAATTCCAGGTGAAATCccattttctctgctgctgcctcagtttccctgttctttaaaacaaggaaaagtgGAATGGAATCCATGAAATTGAGGTGTGGTGACATGGAGTAACTCAGGGGAAGAGTGAGGAGATCCCAAAAGCCACCTCATTCCAACCTCTttccataggcagggacaccttccattaatccaggttgctccaaacctcATCCAATCCAAGGAACACTtcaagggatggggcagccagggcttctctgggaaacctgtgcctcAAATATTAATAACTTTGATTTTAATGCAAATAAGATGTTAAGGAATCCTCCACCCTGCTGCAGCAAATGGGATTTTAAAGCCACTACAAGTTTTAACTGTAAGGatttaaaaaacagcaacaaaaacaccggtaaaattgaatttaaaaattaaggaaaaaaaatagtaatgtCAAGAAATCCAACCATaaaaagcaggagcaggactCAAAGAGGGCTAAAACCACAGGTTAGGGTCAGAGGAAGAGTGCTGGTTACAacagggaacaggcagggatCTGTGTCCCACACCTCAGCACCAACCTGGCTGGCACTGGCCCCTTAATTCCAGCATCTccgagggaaaaaaaacaaaaaaaaaaaaacaaaagccaaggaTTTCTGTGAAAACACAGCAAGATTCCACATGTAGAAGGCAAAAAATCCTGTTTCTCACTTAGCAGTGCCCTGGAagttgtgattttatttttccccctccccatgGCAAACAGGGTGGAATAAATCCATAGTATCCAAAGTTGTGTTTTGCTATAAAAACTGGGGAAATGAAATAGTCgagaaaaaccaacaaactcCAGGAGTTTGGGCTGAAAGCATCAGAGAAAGGCAGCATCAGGATAATTTTTTGATCGTCTCTCTTCCCAAAATtctgggaccccaaatccctgcagagCATCCCCCACACTCAGTTTCCACAGCTCCCCAAATCCATCCAGAGGCCAAGGAAGGTGACACATgggaatttcctcatggaaaatGTAGTTGTGGATGGTTTTTTTGGATTGAAATCCTACATACCGGCCTCTCTTCTCCACGCCAGGATCCAGCCATTCCAAACAAGGCTTTCATTAGGAAAACTTATATAAAATTCCACTTTTCACATCACCCTGGATCCTTCAAGGGCCACCTCAAATCTCCAAGTACCCATGGATATCCCTATCTAGGATAACTGCTCCTCCCAGATCGGGGTTTGCCACAGGCTCCCAAAAAGCATCGCAAAAATTCTCCCACCCGGGAGACAGTGACACCAAGTGGTTAAAGTCACACTTCTTCTAAAAAATAATCCAGCACCCAGCAgccacataaaaataaaagtttcctATAAAAACCTGCCTGGATCATCCCAAGTCTGCTGGagaaggaagtaaggaaggaatTCAGTCCCTTTACAGCTTCCTAATAGAGGTGCTGCTATCTTggactttattattattactattattatttttatttccttccaatAGTTATGAGCTTCTCCCTTCCCAGGATGAGCACCAGGAAAATCACTGGAGGAGAAATAATTatcataaataattaaaaaaaaataattataatacaAATCCTGCTGTTCATTCAGGaccttcccttttctctcacACTTTTCCAAGAGTGGTGAGTTCAAGGCTCAAGGGAATAtaagaaaatagcaaaaaaatagaaattttcactgtttagccccacaaaataaaatcaaaactcCCATCCCAGGGTTAAACCTGCCAAAGGCATGCTAGAATTTAccatttccatttgttttctgcctctttttcttcttccttctgtttttttgtctttttgtcattcttttcttcctttttcttttcttctccttccttagacttccttttcccagctttccctggggtttcctcctcttcactccttttctccatcccttttgtatccccttctgcctttttcttcttgttttttcgctttttcttcttccctggaacatctcccttcccttcaatctcctcctccttcacctcctgccccatccctgcactcccagtctctcccagtcctTCTTCCCCTTTCTCATCTACCTCTTCCACcttctttattccttttccagctccatttccctttcccaccctctcctcctcttcacCTCCTACTCCTTTCTCATCATTCTCCATCTCTTGCTCCTCTTCCAgcaatttttcctcctttattttcctcttccccacctTTTCCACCCCCTTCACTTTCCCCTTCCCgtgcttcttttctttcctcttttcctgccttttttccccatcatcccatccctggctgctgtttcttctctgtcttttaGCTCTTCCCTGTCTCCCTTCCCAATTTCTGCCCTCATCCCCCTCTTCCTTCTCAATGCCATGCATCAAATACTCAAATCTatccttcctccctctttttcccttcagtcccttttcctgcttattttcctcctgtttgTTCAGTCTTTTTCCCTTCGATCCCTTTTCCTGCTTATCTTTCTCCTGttcctgtccttttttt encodes:
- the TOP1MT gene encoding DNA topoisomerase I, mitochondrial, which encodes MLDHEYTTKEIFQNNFFHDWRKEMTPEEQEIIKDLDKCDFRMIHKYFVDKNEARKALPKEEKQKLKKEADKIQEEYGYCILDGHREKIGNFKTEPPGLFRGRGDHPKMGMLKKRIMPEDVIINCSRDSKIPEPPEGHKWKEVRFDNTVTWLASWTENIQNTLKYIMLNPSSKLKGEKDWQKYEVARRLKDVVHTIRAQYRRDWKSKEIKKRQRAVALYFIDKLALRAGNEKEEGETADTVGCCSLRVEHIQLHPQLDGQEHVVEFDFLGKDSIRYYNKVSVEKPVFKNLQLFMKNKDPTDDLFDQLTTTFLNKHLQHLMDGLTAKVFRTYNASITLQEQLKALTNPDDNVAGKLLSYNRANRAVAILCNHQRSIPKTFARSMQVLQEKIDAKKKQVEEAQEEVKKAEDEFKDSKDAKAEANMEKKKKLLKRLEEQLAKLNVQAMDKEENKQIALGTSKLNYLDPRISVAWCKKFGIPIERIYNKTQREKFAWAIDMAGEDFEF
- the LOC134050944 gene encoding cilia- and flagella-associated protein 251-like, with product MHGIEKEEGDEGRNWEGRQGRAKRQRRNSSQGWDDGEKRQEKRKEKKHGKGKVKGVEKVGKRKIKEEKLLEEEQEMENDEKGVGGEEEERVGKGNGAGKGIKKVEEVDEKGEEGLGETGSAGMGQEVKEEEIEGKGDVPGKKKKRKNKKKKAEGDTKGMEKRSEEEETPGKAGKRKSKEGEEKKKEEKNDKKTKKQKEEEKEAENKWKW